CGGGTGTGACATCGCCAGGCCGATCGCGTCCTGCACGGGTTCCCGGGCGACCGGCGCCTGAACGCCCCCGACGTTGTCGGCGCCGGTGGCCAGGAGGGAGCGTACGCACCGTTCGACATAGTCGGGCGGGACGAGAGTCCTGGCATCAACCCGGGCAATCACCCCGCCGCGCGCCCGGCGAATCCCGGCATTGACGGCAGCCGGCCGTTGACGCCCCGGGGCGTCAACGAGATAAACCGGGGCCCGGCCGGCCATTGGGGGTCCGGCCTCGGCGGTGATGAACCGGCCCACGATGTCTCGGGTTCCATCCTCGCTCAGACCGTCGACGATCACGATCTCCAATCGTTCGGGGGGATACGTTTGTTTCAGCAGCCGTAAGATGCAGGCCTCAATATACCGAGCCTCGTTCCAGACGGGCACGACGACGGAGACGCTCGGCAGGTCGTCCGCTGCGGTCGGGGTCATGCGTTCACCGGCCGGCCGGCGGACCGTTTGATCTCGCCGGGTGCGGCGGGCCGGCGGGAGAAGGACCGAACCTGGCGCCATCGCCAGAGACGGTCCACGACGCGCCGGAGGGTTCTCGACGGCGTTGCGCGCACCACGGTCCGCAGCGCCCACGCGGCCGGCGCCGGCAATACCTCCGGGAGGATTTTCTCGAATTCCGCCTTGTCGGCGACGAGAAGATACGCGGCGGCAAGATTGATTTTGCACCGCCGCAGCACACGGTCCGCGCCGAAAACCGCGCGCTCCTCGTCGGACATGCCCGCGAAGAGACCTTCGAACATCCCCAGGGCATTCCTCTTCAAGATGCATTGGATCTCCATCGTCGTGTTGCTGTTCTCCCGGATTTCAACGACGACGAGATCTTCGTCTTGATAACCGAAGCGGACCCCGGCGCGGGCAAGACGTAGGCAGAGGTCCCACTCCTCGGGGTAGTAGCGCTCCTCGCAGAAGGTGAACCGGCCCCGCAAGACGCCGCCGCGGATCATCAACGTATTGGGGTTGACGAGCGAAGATCGCAGCAGCGCGGGGAAAATGTCACCCGGCTGGACGCCGGCGGATCGTCCGAGCAGGCGGTCGGGCGCCTTCGAGTAAAAGTGCACCGCGTTGCAGAAGCTCGCGCCGAATTCCGGATGAGCTTCCAGGAGCGTGACCTGCCGTTCGACCTTGTTGGGCCGATAGAAATCGTCCGCGTCGAGAAACGTGATGTAGGTCCCCGTGCTCGCCGCGATTCCTTTGTTGCGGGCGGGACCCTGCCCTTGGTTCGGCTGGTGGAGGTAGCGGACGCGCGGGTCTTCGCGGCTGCGAATCAGCGCGGCCGTGCGGTCCTGCGAACCGTCATCGACGACGAGGATTTCCAGATTCGCGTACGTCTGGTGGAGCGCGCTCTCCAGGGCGCGATCGATGAAGCGTTCCGCGTTATACGCGGGCATGACGATGGAGACCAACGGAGAGGGCGGAGACAGCGTCATTTGAGGGTCGCGGGGCGGGCGCGCGCAAACGGGAGCGCGGGCCAGAGGTCCTCCAGCCGGCGGAGATCCTCCGGGCGATCGATCCACCACAACCCTTCATCGGGTTGCATACGGTA
The bacterium genome window above contains:
- a CDS encoding glycosyltransferase family A protein, whose product is MPAYNAERFIDRALESALHQTYANLEILVVDDGSQDRTAALIRSREDPRVRYLHQPNQGQGPARNKGIAASTGTYITFLDADDFYRPNKVERQVTLLEAHPEFGASFCNAVHFYSKAPDRLLGRSAGVQPGDIFPALLRSSLVNPNTLMIRGGVLRGRFTFCEERYYPEEWDLCLRLARAGVRFGYQDEDLVVVEIRENSNTTMEIQCILKRNALGMFEGLFAGMSDEERAVFGADRVLRRCKINLAAAYLLVADKAEFEKILPEVLPAPAAWALRTVVRATPSRTLRRVVDRLWRWRQVRSFSRRPAAPGEIKRSAGRPVNA